The genomic DNA CGAGGATACGGTGGAGTTTAACGGCCGTCGGGCCAAGGCCTACCTGTTGGCCGTGGTCTACACCTGCGGCTGAGGGGAAATCAGGGATTGCGAGCAGATGTCGGGCGGATGCCCGCCGCAGGGGTTCAATGCTCAATCCGAAACGGAGGATGATGACATGTCCGTTGGAGTCCTGGCGCTCGTCGCCGCAGTTCCCATTGTTCTGGCCCTGGTCCTCATGGCCGGTCTGCGTTGGCCGGCCACCAAAGCCATGCCCCTGGCCTGGCTGGTCACGGCCATTGCCGGCGTTGTCGTTTGGCATCTCCCGGCAGGGTACATCGCGGCCCTGAGCATTCAAGGGGTAATCACCGCCATCGGTATCTTAATCATTGTCTTTGGAGCCATTCTGATCCTCTACACGCTGCGCGATTCCGGAGGGATGGAAACGATCCAGTGCGGCATGCAGAATATCTCCCCCGATATGCGCGTCCAGGCCATCATCATCGGCTACCTGTTCACGGCGTTCATCGAGGGCGCGGCCGGATTCGGCACCCCGGCGGCCCTGGCCGCCCCGCTGCTTTTGGCCTTGGGCTTCCCACCCCTGGCCGCGGCCGTCATCTGCCTGGTCTTCAACTCCTTTCCCGTCACCTTCGGCGCGGTAGGCACGCCTATCGTCCTGGGTTTGACCTACCTCAAGCAGCTCGTGGCCGACGCCGTGGCCACGGGTGCCGTGAATCTGAACTTCGCCGACTTCGAATCCTTCGGCAAAGTCATCGGCGAATGGTCGACCGTCCTGCACCTGCCCATGATCTTCATCCTGCCCATCTTCATGCTCGGTTTCATCTCCCGTGTTTTCGGCCCGAACCGCTCCTGGTCCGAGGGCTTTGCCGCCTGGAAGTTCTGCGTGTTTGCGGCCACAGCCTTCACTGCTCCCTACCTGTTTTTCGCCTGGGTTATGGGACCGGAATTTCCGTCGCTGATCGGCGGTCTGGTCGGCCTGGGCATTGTTGTCTGGGGCGCCAAGAGGGGCATCGCCGTGCCCAAGGACGTCTGGACCTTCGGTTCCCAGAAGAAGTGGGATCCTGAATGGACCGGGACCGTCAGCAGCAGCGCCGAAGACTGCACCTTTCAGGCTCGGATGAGCCAGTTCAAGGCCTGGCTGCCTTACGTGCTCATCGGCCTGATCTTGGTTCTGACCCGGATTCCCGAACTGGGTCTGAAGGGCTGGCTGGCTTCGCAGAAACTGGCCTGGACAGGCATCCTGGGCTATAAGACCGTCAGCGCCTCCATCGGCTACCTCTATTTGCCCGGGACCATCCCGTTCATGCTCGTGGCCATCCTGACCATTTTCATCCACGGCATGTCTGGCAACAAGGTCAAAGCAGCCTGGGTGGACTCCATCAAGCGAATGAAGAATCCGGCCATCGCCCTGTTCGCGGCCGTGGCCCTGGTTTCCATCTTCCGCGGTTCCGGTGTCGCCGACGCCGCATTGAACCCCAACGCCTACCTCTCCATGCCTCTGGCCATGGCCAAGGCCCTCTCCGAAATCGTCGGCCAGGGCTGGCCCATGTTCGCCTCGTTCATCGGCGGTCTGGGATCCTTTATCACCGGCTCCAACACGGTCTCCAACCTCCTGTTCGCCGAGTTCCAATGGGGCATGGCCACTCAGCTCGATCTGCCCCGTCAGCTCATCGTCGCGGCCCAGGCCGTGGGTGGGGCCATGGGCAACATGATCTGCATCCACAACATCGTCGCGGTCTGCGCCGTGGTCGGTCTCTCCGGCATGGAGGGGGCCATCCTGCGCAAGACCTTCTGGCCCTTCCTGCTCTACGGAACGGTCATCGGCCTTGCTGTGACCCTGATGTGCTTCGTTTTTTTTCCCAATCTGTTTTAGTCCCTCACAAGGACATTCCCCGGACACGCCGACTGTCCGGAAATGACCGTGAATTCAAAGCTTGAATCAGCAG from Deltaproteobacteria bacterium includes the following:
- a CDS encoding L-lactate permease, which translates into the protein MSVGVLALVAAVPIVLALVLMAGLRWPATKAMPLAWLVTAIAGVVVWHLPAGYIAALSIQGVITAIGILIIVFGAILILYTLRDSGGMETIQCGMQNISPDMRVQAIIIGYLFTAFIEGAAGFGTPAALAAPLLLALGFPPLAAAVICLVFNSFPVTFGAVGTPIVLGLTYLKQLVADAVATGAVNLNFADFESFGKVIGEWSTVLHLPMIFILPIFMLGFISRVFGPNRSWSEGFAAWKFCVFAATAFTAPYLFFAWVMGPEFPSLIGGLVGLGIVVWGAKRGIAVPKDVWTFGSQKKWDPEWTGTVSSSAEDCTFQARMSQFKAWLPYVLIGLILVLTRIPELGLKGWLASQKLAWTGILGYKTVSASIGYLYLPGTIPFMLVAILTIFIHGMSGNKVKAAWVDSIKRMKNPAIALFAAVALVSIFRGSGVADAALNPNAYLSMPLAMAKALSEIVGQGWPMFASFIGGLGSFITGSNTVSNLLFAEFQWGMATQLDLPRQLIVAAQAVGGAMGNMICIHNIVAVCAVVGLSGMEGAILRKTFWPFLLYGTVIGLAVTLMCFVFFPNLF